The region ACCACCACGCGGTTCTTGCCCGTCTGCTTGGCCTGGTACATGGCGCGGTCGGCGCGTTTGACCAGTTCGGCCTGGTCTTCGTTGGGCAGGCGCAGGGCCACGCCGGCGGAAAACGTGATCAAGACTTTCTCGTTGTCGTGCAGGAAGAAATGCCGGGTCAGCTCGCGCTGCAGGCGCGTCATGGTCGAGGCGGCCGCATCGACCGTGGTTTCCGGCAGCAGGATGAGGAATTCCTCGCCGCCGAAGCGGGCGATGACATCCATCGAGCGCAGGGTTTCCTTGACGATCTTCACCAGGTGTTTCAGGGCCGCATCGCCGGCCAGGTGGCCGTAGGTGTCGTTCAGGCGCTTGAAGTCATCGAGGTCCAGCATGGCGATGCACAGCGGCGTGCCGCGGCGGTCGGAGCGGGCCGTCTCGCGTTCGAACACGTCGTCGAGGCCGCGGCGGTTCAGGCTGCCCGTCAGCTGGTCTTCACGCACCAGTTCGCTCATATGCTGGAGCTTGGCTTCCAGCGTGTGGATGCGCTGTTCCGCATCCTGCACTTCCTGGCGCGCCAGCACCATCTTGTCGCGTGCGCGCAACGCTTCGTTCTGCACCATGCGCGTTTCGCGCAGTACTTCGTCGAGCACGTGATTGAGTTCGCTGATGTTTTCCGCCTGGCTGATCTTTTCCGAATAGCCGCCGATCTTTTCGTGGAAGTCGCCCGTGCTGGCCGCCACCTGGCCCAGGCGGTCGATGAAGGTCATCATCATGTTCTTCACCGTCAGCTTGACGTCGGACAGGCTGTGCTTGAGCTGGCTTTGCTTGTAGATGACTTCCTTCAGGCTGCGCGTGGCGTCTTCCAGCGCGCGCTGGTCCAGCGGACCGGCGATCAGGTTTTGCACGGCATCGACCTGGCCGCGCAGCCAGCTGTCGTCGTCCAGCAACTGGCTGACGTTGTCGAGCAGCAGCTTGAACAGGCGCAGCAGCAGTTCCTGCTGCTCGGCCGTATCGCCGCTCTTCAGTTCAATCTGGTAGCACAGCTGTTTCAGGCGCAGGGCCGCCTCGTTCAGGGCCTCTTCCGTGTGCGCCTGCTTGATGGCGGCGCCCAGCGATTCGGCCTCTTCCACCAGCGCGGGCGTGCCCGTCAGCAGTGTGGCGACGGCAAAGCCCAGGGTGCGGCTCAGCAATTCGCGCAGGGTGCGCGTCTGTTCGCCGTCCGGCAGGGGCGGCAATTCGATGCCGCCGCCTTTCTTGGCCTGTTTTTCCGCCAGCTGCGCCAGGGTGCGCGCATAGCTGTCCCAGTCGCGCGCCTTCAGGGCGCGCTGGAAGCGGCGGCCGAAGTCGCCCAGTTCGCCCGCCGATTCGCTCATCTTGGCGGCAAACTGCGTCAGCACGTTTTCCGCGCCGTTTTCCGTCGGGGCGCTGGCGGCCAGCACGGCCGCGGGCGCTGCCGGCGGGTCAGCCGGTTCGCTGATGCCGGCGATTTCATTGTAGATGTCGCGGTAGGCGCCCGGCGTGGGCGCGATGCGGCGCGTCGCCAGGCGGCGAAACGCTTCGCGGGCGATGTCGGCCGGGTTCATCGCCGCACCGGCGGCGGTATTCGTGGCGCCAGCCGGTGTATTTGCTGGCGAAGATGGCAATTTACTGGACATGTAGGCAAAGCCTTTTTAGATATATTCTAATTATCCTCATGATATGCGAGTTGGCAAAGAACTTATTGTGCGAGAAGCAAGGAGAAGTCCATCCAATTCGCCAGATGCCAGCCTGCATGCCGTGTCGGCGGCATCCGGCCGCCGTGCCCCGCTAGTCGACCAGCTGGTTGCGGATGGCGTAATGGGTCAGTTCGGCACTATTCTTGAGTTTCATTTTCACCAGCAAGCGGGCGCGGTATTCGCTGACGGTTTTCACGGACAGTTTCAGCTCCTCGGCGATGGCGCCCACCGTCTTGCCCGAGGCAATCATGACCAGCGTCTGGTATTCGCGGTCCGACAAGGTGTCGTGCAGGGCCGTTTCGTGGTCTTCGCCCACCGTGTTGGCCAGTTCCTGGGCCAGCGAGGCGCTGATGTACTTCAGGCCCTGCGCCACCTGGCGGATGGCCGTCACCAGTTCGCGCGGCGCGCTCTGCTTCGTCAGGTAGCCGGCGGCGCCCGCCTTGAGCGAGCGGATCGCGTACTGGTCTTCCCTGTGCATGGACAGCATCAGCACGGCCAGTTCCGGCTTTTCCTTCTTGATCTGCTTGAGCACCTCGATGCCGCTGCGGTCGGGCAGGGAGATGTCGAGCAGCAATACCTGGCATTTCGAGCCACGGAACAGCTTGATGGCGTCGTGGCCGTTTTCCGCTTCGCCGGCAACGACGATGTCGCGGGTATCGGCGAGGATCTGCTTCAAGCCTTCGCGCACGATCGCGTGATCGTCGGCGATAAATACCCGGATGGTGGCTTTTTCTTTCATGACTGCATTCGTTTCTTATCTGGTTCGCCTACGCTAGGCTGCGTCTTGCGGCGGCCGGGCATGCGCTGGCGCATGGGCTGCAGCCGCTAT is a window of Janthinobacterium sp. 1_2014MBL_MicDiv DNA encoding:
- a CDS encoding GGDEF domain-containing protein; this translates as MNPADIAREAFRRLATRRIAPTPGAYRDIYNEIAGISEPADPPAAPAAVLAASAPTENGAENVLTQFAAKMSESAGELGDFGRRFQRALKARDWDSYARTLAQLAEKQAKKGGGIELPPLPDGEQTRTLRELLSRTLGFAVATLLTGTPALVEEAESLGAAIKQAHTEEALNEAALRLKQLCYQIELKSGDTAEQQELLLRLFKLLLDNVSQLLDDDSWLRGQVDAVQNLIAGPLDQRALEDATRSLKEVIYKQSQLKHSLSDVKLTVKNMMMTFIDRLGQVAASTGDFHEKIGGYSEKISQAENISELNHVLDEVLRETRMVQNEALRARDKMVLARQEVQDAEQRIHTLEAKLQHMSELVREDQLTGSLNRRGLDDVFERETARSDRRGTPLCIAMLDLDDFKRLNDTYGHLAGDAALKHLVKIVKETLRSMDVIARFGGEEFLILLPETTVDAAASTMTRLQRELTRHFFLHDNEKVLITFSAGVALRLPNEDQAELVKRADRAMYQAKQTGKNRVVVAD
- a CDS encoding response regulator, with protein sequence MKEKATIRVFIADDHAIVREGLKQILADTRDIVVAGEAENGHDAIKLFRGSKCQVLLLDISLPDRSGIEVLKQIKKEKPELAVLMLSMHREDQYAIRSLKAGAAGYLTKQSAPRELVTAIRQVAQGLKYISASLAQELANTVGEDHETALHDTLSDREYQTLVMIASGKTVGAIAEELKLSVKTVSEYRARLLVKMKLKNSAELTHYAIRNQLVD